Proteins encoded together in one Marinobacter sp. Arc7-DN-1 window:
- the nqrM gene encoding (Na+)-NQR maturation NqrM, protein MGTFLLVLFIVVLLVAAMSIGVIFGRKPISGTCGGIGALGISQSCDICGGNTRKCEEENERLANEGKEPEALAYDATRTSKH, encoded by the coding sequence ATGGGTACCTTTCTTTTGGTTTTGTTTATTGTAGTGCTGCTGGTTGCAGCCATGTCCATTGGCGTGATTTTCGGGCGCAAGCCGATCAGCGGAACCTGTGGCGGCATTGGCGCCCTGGGTATCAGCCAGTCCTGTGATATCTGCGGTGGTAATACCCGGAAATGCGAGGAAGAAAACGAGCGACTGGCCAATGAAGGAAAAGAGCCCGAGGCCCTGGCATACGACGCCACCAGGACCAGCAAGCATTGA
- a CDS encoding Na(+)-translocating NADH-quinone reductase subunit C, producing MAKAKETVSRTLIVALVLSVVFSVVVSVAAVTLRPAQIQNQKLDIVTNILSAAGMLEPGSSTQQIKEAFERFDVRLVDLDTGKFVEPSTVGVEDPMKFNMYKAASDQKMSEMIPPSEDKAGIKHRPNIAKVYTLTENGKLVRVVLPVHGYGLWSTLYGFISLEGDLNTIEGLGFYSHAETPGLGGEVDNPRWKKQWVGKKVYEDDTSEPRIQLVKGGVSADARNKQHKVDALSGATLTSRGVENLVNYWMGESGFATFLQKLREGEV from the coding sequence GTGGCTAAAGCTAAAGAAACCGTCTCCCGCACGCTGATTGTTGCGCTGGTGCTGAGTGTTGTGTTCTCGGTGGTAGTTTCTGTCGCGGCGGTCACGCTCCGCCCGGCCCAGATTCAGAACCAGAAGCTGGATATTGTAACCAATATCCTCTCCGCCGCGGGTATGCTGGAGCCTGGCTCCAGTACCCAGCAGATCAAGGAAGCGTTTGAGCGTTTTGATGTCCGGCTGGTGGATCTTGATACTGGCAAATTCGTGGAACCGTCGACGGTTGGTGTCGAGGACCCCATGAAATTCAACATGTACAAGGCCGCTTCCGATCAGAAAATGTCCGAAATGATCCCGCCTTCAGAGGATAAGGCGGGTATCAAGCATCGTCCGAATATCGCCAAGGTTTACACCCTGACCGAGAATGGCAAATTGGTTCGCGTGGTGTTGCCCGTTCACGGCTACGGCCTGTGGTCCACCCTTTATGGATTTATTTCACTCGAAGGTGACCTGAACACCATTGAAGGGCTTGGTTTCTACTCCCACGCGGAAACACCGGGGCTTGGTGGTGAAGTCGACAATCCTCGCTGGAAGAAGCAGTGGGTCGGTAAGAAGGTCTATGAGGACGATACCTCCGAACCCCGAATTCAACTGGTCAAGGGTGGTGTTAGCGCCGATGCGCGTAACAAGCAGCACAAAGTTGATGCTTTGTCTGGTGCGACTCTCACCAGTAGGGGTGTTGAAAACCTGGTCAATTACTGGATGGGCGAGAGTGGATTCGCCACATTCCTGCAAAAACTTCGTGAAGGGGAGGTCTGA
- a CDS encoding Na(+)-translocating NADH-quinone reductase subunit A, translated as MIKIKKGLDLPISGAPEQTITDGKPVRHVALIGFDYNGMKPTMAVKEGDRVKRGTLLFTDKKTEGVRYTSPAAGVVKEINRGERRVFQSIVIEIDGDEAETFARYSEADLAGLERQQVVDNLVESGLWTAFKTRPYSKVPEIDSAPHSIFVSVMDTNPLAADPTVIIGENGQAFEKGLTLLTKLTSGKVFVTGKPGSNVAVPKSDAVEVHQFDGVHPAGNVGTHIHHLDPVSGSKTVWSINYQDVIDIARLFESGEVPVERIVAIGGPKALKPRLVRTRLGASLPELLDGEIATDCEVREISGSVFGGRRGDGPCAYLGRFANQVSVLEEGYKREFLGWLSPGPNKFSVLNIYLSKLASGKLFNFTTTTNGSERAMVPMGAYEQVMPLDILPTQLLRSLIVGDTEMAQKLGALELDEEDLALCTFVCPGKYEYGPILRENLTRIEIEG; from the coding sequence ATGATTAAGATCAAAAAAGGCCTGGATCTTCCCATCAGCGGCGCTCCCGAACAGACCATTACAGACGGCAAACCCGTTCGCCATGTGGCGTTGATCGGTTTTGACTACAACGGCATGAAGCCGACGATGGCTGTGAAAGAGGGGGACCGTGTCAAGCGCGGTACGCTGCTGTTCACGGACAAGAAGACCGAAGGCGTTCGTTATACTTCACCCGCCGCCGGCGTCGTGAAAGAGATTAACCGTGGTGAGCGTCGGGTATTCCAGTCGATCGTTATCGAAATCGATGGCGATGAGGCTGAAACCTTTGCGCGCTACAGCGAAGCGGATCTTGCCGGCCTGGAACGCCAGCAGGTGGTTGACAACCTGGTGGAGTCCGGGCTGTGGACGGCGTTCAAGACGCGCCCGTACAGCAAGGTTCCGGAGATCGATTCCGCTCCCCACTCCATTTTCGTGTCGGTCATGGACACCAATCCGCTGGCAGCAGACCCGACGGTCATCATAGGCGAGAATGGCCAGGCGTTCGAAAAAGGCCTTACGCTCCTCACCAAACTGACCTCCGGCAAGGTATTTGTCACTGGCAAGCCCGGATCCAACGTTGCGGTTCCCAAGTCCGACGCCGTTGAAGTGCACCAGTTTGACGGTGTGCACCCGGCCGGCAACGTGGGCACCCATATCCACCACCTGGATCCGGTTTCCGGCAGCAAGACTGTCTGGAGTATCAACTACCAGGACGTCATCGACATCGCCAGGCTGTTTGAATCCGGTGAAGTGCCGGTCGAGCGTATCGTGGCGATCGGCGGCCCCAAGGCCCTGAAACCCCGCCTGGTGCGTACCCGCCTGGGTGCCAGCCTTCCGGAACTTCTGGACGGTGAGATTGCGACCGACTGCGAAGTACGGGAAATCTCCGGCTCCGTGTTCGGTGGTCGCCGCGGCGATGGCCCCTGCGCGTACCTTGGCCGTTTTGCCAACCAGGTTTCCGTGCTGGAAGAAGGCTACAAGCGTGAGTTTCTGGGCTGGCTGTCTCCCGGGCCGAACAAATTCTCGGTTCTGAACATCTATCTGTCCAAACTGGCCAGTGGCAAGTTATTCAACTTCACCACCACCACCAACGGCAGTGAGCGGGCAATGGTTCCCATGGGTGCCTATGAGCAGGTCATGCCCCTGGACATTCTTCCAACCCAGTTGCTGCGTTCGCTGATTGTCGGCGACACAGAGATGGCGCAGAAGCTTGGCGCGCTCGAGTTGGATGAAGAAGATCTGGCGCTGTGCACCTTCGTGTGCCCGGGTAAATATGAATACGGTCCGATTCTCCGCGAGAACCTGACCCGAATCGAGATCGAGGGCTAA
- a CDS encoding glyceraldehyde-3-phosphate dehydrogenase yields MNQHLSNWTERESTAEAMIPLIGRLYRKNNVVTSVYGRAIINQSVIGIIRAHRFVRQVEDSELSVHDTLPILQAMDKLELGRAHVDIGKLAVKFKEEGGDLTEFLKREIGPVVGQYAAQSEEDANNDTKDVVLYGFGRIGRLLARILIEKAGGGNNLRLRAIVVRQGGAENDLEKRASLLRRDSVHGPFDGTITVDGKESALIANGNYIKVIYSDGPDKVDYTQYGINNAIVIDNTGKWRDEAGLGLHLKSKGVSRVMLTAPGKGDIKNIVYGINNDWITDEDRILSAASCTTNAITPVLKAIEDEYGIEDGHVETVHSYTNDQNLIDNYHKGSRRGRSAALNMVITETGAAKAVAKALPVLKGKLTGNAIRVPTPNVSMAILNLNLKKEVEVEGVNEYLREMALHSELQKQIDFVNSPEVVSTDFVGSRHAGIVDAQATIASGKRLILYVWYDNEFGYSAQVIRVVNQMAGVSYPIFPKRARD; encoded by the coding sequence ATCAATCAGCACCTGTCCAACTGGACAGAAAGAGAATCCACCGCGGAAGCCATGATTCCGCTGATCGGCCGCCTCTACCGCAAGAACAACGTGGTTACTTCTGTCTATGGCCGCGCAATCATTAACCAGTCTGTTATCGGTATCATTCGTGCCCACCGGTTCGTACGTCAGGTTGAAGATAGCGAACTGTCTGTTCACGACACCCTGCCGATCCTCCAGGCCATGGACAAGCTTGAGCTTGGCCGTGCCCACGTTGATATTGGCAAGCTCGCGGTCAAGTTCAAGGAAGAAGGTGGCGACCTCACCGAATTCCTGAAGCGTGAAATCGGCCCGGTGGTTGGTCAGTACGCCGCCCAGTCCGAGGAAGATGCCAACAACGACACCAAGGACGTGGTTCTGTATGGCTTTGGCCGTATCGGTCGTCTCCTGGCGCGCATCCTGATCGAAAAGGCCGGCGGTGGTAACAACCTGCGTCTGCGTGCGATTGTGGTTCGCCAGGGGGGTGCCGAGAATGATCTTGAGAAGCGCGCCAGCCTGCTGCGCCGTGACTCGGTCCACGGTCCGTTTGATGGCACCATCACTGTGGACGGGAAAGAATCCGCCCTGATTGCCAATGGCAACTACATCAAGGTGATCTACTCCGATGGGCCCGACAAGGTGGACTACACTCAGTACGGCATCAATAACGCCATTGTGATCGACAATACCGGTAAATGGCGTGACGAGGCTGGTCTGGGTCTGCACCTGAAATCCAAGGGTGTCAGCCGGGTGATGCTGACGGCGCCGGGCAAGGGCGACATCAAGAACATCGTCTATGGCATTAACAACGACTGGATCACCGATGAAGACAGGATTCTGTCAGCCGCCTCCTGTACCACCAATGCCATTACGCCGGTCCTGAAGGCCATTGAGGACGAGTACGGAATTGAAGACGGACACGTTGAGACCGTTCACTCCTACACCAATGACCAGAACCTGATCGATAACTACCACAAGGGCAGCCGTCGCGGTCGCAGTGCGGCCCTGAATATGGTTATCACTGAAACCGGCGCGGCCAAGGCGGTTGCCAAGGCGCTGCCGGTTCTGAAAGGTAAGCTGACCGGTAACGCCATCCGGGTACCGACACCCAACGTCTCCATGGCGATCCTGAACCTCAACCTCAAGAAGGAGGTTGAGGTGGAGGGTGTCAACGAGTACCTCCGGGAAATGGCGCTGCATTCCGAGCTGCAGAAGCAGATCGATTTCGTGAATTCTCCGGAAGTGGTTTCCACGGACTTCGTGGGTTCCCGCCATGCCGGCATCGTTGACGCCCAGGCGACCATCGCCAGTGGCAAGCGTCTGATCCTTTACGTCTGGTATGACAACGAATTCGGTTACAGCGCCCAGGTGATCCGTGTGGTGAATCAGATGGCCGGCGTAAGTTACCCGATCTTCCCCAAGCGTGCGAGAGACTGA
- a CDS encoding FAD:protein FMN transferase codes for MTFRMLRPARVALASAFAALAIVALAGCSFEPEEQIWEISGPVFGTRYHISVVLTDDQERLETLSDGIERVLEGVDASMSTWREDSELSRFNQQPDQSDWTPVSEELFEVLQKADEISKLTDGAFDVTIGPVVNLWGFGPQAQPETIPSTEELAEVLSATGFEKLELRASPPSVRASTPQYVDLSAIAKGYGVDAVARFLDSQGVQAYLVEIGGEVRVNGRKPDGSTWRLAIEQPISEGRQVNRVVSLESRSMATSGDYRNYYESEGRRYSHTIDPATGEPITHNLASVTVIAADCMTADALATGFNVMGYERANELAVRENIPAYFIVRTDEGFETHQTPAFSSYVTQ; via the coding sequence ATGACATTCCGCATGCTTCGACCCGCCAGGGTGGCCCTGGCCAGCGCTTTTGCAGCGCTGGCCATCGTCGCTCTGGCGGGTTGTTCGTTTGAGCCCGAAGAACAAATCTGGGAAATATCGGGCCCCGTTTTCGGCACCAGGTACCACATCAGTGTGGTATTGACGGACGATCAGGAAAGGCTTGAGACGCTGTCAGACGGTATCGAAAGGGTGCTCGAAGGGGTAGATGCCTCTATGTCCACCTGGCGTGAAGATTCGGAATTGTCCCGGTTTAATCAGCAACCGGACCAGTCGGACTGGACGCCGGTCTCCGAGGAGCTCTTTGAGGTGCTTCAAAAGGCCGATGAAATCTCGAAACTGACCGACGGAGCCTTTGATGTAACAATTGGCCCAGTGGTGAATCTCTGGGGGTTCGGGCCGCAGGCACAACCGGAAACGATACCCTCAACTGAGGAACTTGCAGAGGTTTTGTCTGCGACCGGTTTCGAAAAGCTTGAGCTGAGAGCCAGTCCGCCGTCAGTGCGGGCATCCACGCCACAATACGTGGATCTTTCTGCCATTGCCAAGGGCTATGGCGTGGATGCGGTGGCCCGCTTTCTCGACAGTCAGGGCGTGCAGGCCTACCTCGTGGAGATCGGAGGGGAAGTCCGGGTCAATGGGCGAAAACCGGACGGCAGCACCTGGCGTCTGGCGATAGAGCAACCGATATCTGAAGGGCGGCAGGTTAACCGGGTGGTGTCGCTGGAATCCCGCTCCATGGCGACATCCGGTGACTATCGGAACTATTACGAATCGGAAGGACGCCGATATTCCCATACAATAGATCCTGCGACCGGTGAGCCGATTACGCACAATCTGGCGTCGGTAACCGTGATTGCAGCGGACTGTATGACCGCAGACGCCCTGGCAACGGGGTTTAATGTGATGGGCTACGAGCGGGCCAATGAGCTCGCGGTAAGGGAAAATATCCCGGCCTATTTTATTGTAAGGACAGATGAGGGCTTCGAGACGCATCAGACGCCGGCCTTTTCGTCTTACGTGACTCAATGA
- a CDS encoding NADH:ubiquinone reductase (Na(+)-transporting) subunit B: MAIRQFLDGIEHHFEKGGKYERWYALFEAVDTIFYTPGKVTSTTAHVRDGVDLKRIMITVWLCTFPAMFFGMWNIGYQANSFLASNPGAMIADGGLRAAFIQALAITGAGAGVWDNFVYGIAYFVPIYFVTFVVGGFWEVLFATVRRHEVNEGFFVTSVLFALICPPTIPLWQVALGITFGVVIGKEVFGGTGKNFLNPALTGRAFLYFAYPAQLSGDTVWTAVDGFSGATALSWAASGGLEALQTQIGWMNAFVGTIQGSVGETSALAVLAGGLILLIMKIASYRIVGGVLIGMIGMALVLNIVGSETNPMFDVPAHWHLVMGGFAFGMMFMATDPVSAAMTNTGRWCFGILVGVMTVLIRVVNPAFPEGIMLAILFANLFAPLMDHYVVQANIKRRLARG; the protein is encoded by the coding sequence ATGGCTATCAGACAGTTTCTCGATGGAATCGAGCATCACTTTGAAAAGGGTGGCAAGTACGAGCGGTGGTATGCGCTCTTCGAAGCCGTGGACACTATTTTCTACACTCCCGGCAAAGTTACCTCCACGACGGCCCACGTGCGCGATGGCGTAGACCTCAAGCGCATCATGATCACCGTGTGGTTGTGCACTTTTCCGGCGATGTTCTTCGGCATGTGGAACATCGGCTATCAGGCCAACAGTTTCCTGGCTTCCAATCCGGGTGCCATGATCGCTGACGGCGGCCTGCGGGCTGCATTCATCCAGGCGCTTGCCATTACCGGTGCCGGTGCCGGCGTCTGGGACAACTTTGTCTATGGTATAGCGTACTTTGTGCCTATCTACTTCGTGACCTTCGTGGTCGGTGGCTTCTGGGAAGTGTTGTTTGCCACCGTGCGTCGTCACGAGGTGAACGAGGGCTTCTTCGTCACGTCGGTTCTGTTTGCACTGATCTGCCCGCCGACCATACCGCTCTGGCAGGTGGCTCTGGGCATCACCTTCGGTGTGGTTATCGGCAAGGAAGTGTTTGGCGGTACCGGCAAGAACTTCCTGAACCCGGCACTGACTGGTCGTGCGTTCCTCTATTTCGCCTACCCGGCGCAGCTTTCCGGTGACACGGTATGGACCGCCGTTGATGGTTTCAGTGGTGCCACGGCTCTGAGCTGGGCAGCCAGCGGTGGTCTGGAGGCCCTGCAAACCCAGATCGGCTGGATGAACGCCTTTGTCGGTACCATTCAGGGGTCCGTCGGTGAGACCTCAGCCCTTGCAGTGCTTGCCGGCGGCCTGATTCTCCTGATTATGAAGATTGCCAGCTACCGGATTGTGGGTGGTGTTCTGATCGGCATGATTGGTATGGCCCTGGTGCTGAACATTGTCGGTTCGGAAACCAATCCCATGTTCGATGTGCCCGCGCACTGGCACCTGGTGATGGGCGGGTTTGCCTTCGGGATGATGTTCATGGCGACGGATCCGGTGTCCGCGGCGATGACCAACACGGGCCGCTGGTGTTTCGGTATCCTGGTGGGTGTGATGACGGTTCTGATCCGTGTGGTCAACCCCGCCTTCCCGGAAGGTATAATGCTGGCGATCCTGTTCGCTAACCTGTTTGCGCCGCTGATGGACCATTACGTGGTCCAGGCCAACATCAAACGGAGGCTTGCTCGTGGCTAA
- a CDS encoding NADH:ubiquinone reductase (Na(+)-transporting) subunit D, which translates to MAAGSVKQVLFEPILNNNPIALQILGICSALAVTTSMNVSLVMSLAVIAVTAFSNLAVSLIRTQIPGSIRIIVQMTIIASLVIVVDQILKAYAYEISKQLSVFVGLIITNCIVMGRAEGYAMNNPPLMSFLDGIGNGLGYSVMLMFVAFFRELIGAGSLFGFTLLPTVNEGGWYVPNGLLLLPPSAFFIIGLAIWGLRIWKPEQVEEPDYKLSRHTAKEAF; encoded by the coding sequence ATGGCAGCCGGATCGGTCAAGCAGGTTCTTTTTGAGCCAATTTTAAACAATAACCCCATCGCCCTTCAGATTCTGGGTATCTGCTCGGCTCTGGCGGTAACCACCAGTATGAACGTGAGCCTTGTCATGTCACTGGCGGTTATTGCGGTTACTGCGTTCTCAAACCTTGCGGTATCGCTGATACGCACCCAGATCCCGGGCAGTATCCGGATCATTGTGCAGATGACAATCATTGCTTCCCTGGTAATCGTGGTTGATCAGATTCTCAAGGCCTACGCCTACGAGATCTCCAAGCAACTGTCGGTTTTCGTGGGTTTGATTATCACCAACTGTATCGTCATGGGTCGTGCCGAAGGCTATGCCATGAACAACCCGCCGTTAATGAGCTTTCTGGATGGTATCGGTAACGGTCTGGGATACTCTGTCATGCTGATGTTCGTGGCTTTCTTCCGCGAACTGATCGGTGCTGGCTCCCTGTTTGGTTTCACCCTGTTACCTACCGTGAACGAGGGCGGCTGGTATGTGCCCAATGGCCTTTTGCTTCTGCCCCCCAGTGCTTTCTTCATCATTGGCCTGGCTATTTGGGGGTTGCGCATCTGGAAGCCGGAGCAGGTTGAAGAGCCGGATTACAAGCTGTCCCGCCATACCGCCAAGGAGGCTTTTTGA
- the nqrE gene encoding NADH:ubiquinone reductase (Na(+)-transporting) subunit E, which translates to MEHYINLIVKAIFVENMALAFFLGMCTFLAISKKIEAATGLGIAVIVVLTVTVPVNNLLYNSVLREGALGWAGLPNVDLSFLGYLSYIGVIAAIVQIMEMVMDKYIPALYAALGVFLPLITVNCAILGASLFMVERDYAFGESVVYGFGVGIGWALAIIALAGIREKLKYSDVPEGLRGLGITFITVGLMSLGFMSFSGISL; encoded by the coding sequence ATGGAACATTATATCAACCTGATCGTAAAGGCTATTTTCGTTGAGAATATGGCGCTGGCGTTCTTCCTGGGGATGTGCACCTTTCTCGCCATATCCAAGAAGATTGAAGCTGCGACAGGCCTGGGTATTGCTGTCATAGTTGTGCTGACGGTTACTGTCCCGGTTAACAACCTTCTGTACAACAGCGTTCTTCGGGAAGGTGCTCTGGGCTGGGCCGGCCTGCCGAATGTTGATCTGAGCTTTCTCGGATACCTGAGTTACATCGGTGTAATCGCAGCGATTGTCCAGATCATGGAAATGGTCATGGACAAGTACATACCGGCACTTTACGCCGCCCTGGGTGTGTTTCTGCCACTGATTACAGTGAACTGCGCCATTCTCGGTGCCTCGCTGTTCATGGTGGAGCGTGACTATGCCTTCGGCGAGAGTGTGGTGTATGGCTTTGGTGTTGGCATCGGCTGGGCATTGGCAATTATCGCTCTGGCGGGTATCCGCGAGAAGCTCAAATACAGCGATGTTCCGGAAGGCCTGCGCGGGCTGGGTATCACCTTCATTACCGTTGGTCTGATGTCTCTGGGCTTTATGTCCTTTTCCGGCATTTCCCTGTAA
- the nqrF gene encoding NADH:ubiquinone reductase (Na(+)-transporting) subunit F: MNTEIILGVVMFTVIVLALVAVILAARSRLVSTGDVTIEINDDPEHTLKTEAGGKLLGTLANNGIFLSSACGGGGTCAQCKCKVFEGGGAMLPTEKTHFTNREEKEGWRLSCQVPVKHDMKVEVPEEFFGVKKWECEVVSNHNVATFIKELVLKLPEGEEVDFRAGGYVQLECPPYEIDFKDFEIEEEFHEDWDKHNIWRYKAINKEDTIRAYSMANYPEEKGVLKFNIRIATPPPGTDHLPGIMSSYVFNLKPGDKVTVMGPFGEFFAKKTDAEMVFIGGGAGMAPMRSHIFDQLKRLNSKRKISFWYGARSVREMFYVEDFDGLAEENDNFEWHVALSDALPEDNWEGPTGFIHNVLYENYLKDHPAPEDCEFYMCGPPIMNASVIKMLKDLGVEDENIMLDDFGG; the protein is encoded by the coding sequence ATGAATACAGAAATTATTCTCGGCGTGGTCATGTTCACCGTTATCGTTCTGGCCCTTGTCGCGGTGATTCTTGCGGCGAGGTCCAGGCTGGTAAGCACCGGTGATGTGACCATTGAGATCAACGATGATCCAGAGCACACGTTGAAGACCGAAGCTGGCGGAAAGCTGCTCGGTACCCTGGCGAACAACGGAATTTTCCTGTCTTCTGCCTGTGGCGGAGGCGGTACCTGTGCCCAGTGCAAGTGCAAGGTGTTTGAAGGCGGCGGTGCCATGCTGCCGACGGAAAAGACTCACTTCACCAACCGTGAAGAGAAAGAGGGTTGGCGCCTGTCCTGCCAGGTTCCCGTCAAGCACGATATGAAGGTGGAAGTGCCGGAAGAGTTCTTCGGCGTCAAGAAGTGGGAATGTGAGGTCGTCTCAAACCACAACGTGGCGACCTTCATCAAGGAACTGGTGCTGAAGCTGCCAGAAGGGGAAGAAGTAGACTTCCGTGCCGGCGGTTACGTGCAGCTGGAGTGCCCCCCGTATGAAATCGACTTCAAGGATTTCGAGATTGAGGAAGAGTTCCACGAAGACTGGGACAAGCACAACATCTGGCGTTACAAGGCGATTAACAAGGAAGACACCATCCGCGCGTATTCCATGGCGAACTACCCGGAAGAGAAGGGCGTTCTCAAGTTCAACATCCGTATCGCCACGCCGCCTCCGGGTACCGATCACCTGCCGGGCATCATGTCCAGCTACGTATTCAACCTGAAGCCGGGTGACAAGGTCACCGTGATGGGACCGTTTGGTGAGTTCTTCGCCAAGAAGACCGACGCCGAAATGGTATTCATCGGCGGTGGTGCCGGTATGGCGCCCATGCGCTCCCACATCTTCGATCAGCTCAAGCGTCTGAACTCCAAGCGCAAGATCAGCTTCTGGTACGGTGCGCGAAGCGTTCGCGAGATGTTCTATGTGGAAGACTTCGACGGGCTGGCCGAGGAAAATGATAACTTCGAGTGGCACGTTGCACTGTCAGATGCGCTGCCGGAAGACAACTGGGAAGGCCCGACCGGCTTCATCCATAACGTGTTGTACGAAAACTACCTGAAGGACCACCCGGCTCCGGAAGATTGTGAGTTCTATATGTGTGGGCCCCCAATTATGAACGCATCTGTTATCAAGATGCTCAAGGATCTGGGCGTTGAGGACGAAAACATCATGCTGGATGACTTCGGAGGTTAA